DNA from Anaerolineales bacterium:
CAGCGTTGGCCCGGGATGAAGTGGCTGACCCCCATCTGGCATCCAAACATCAACCACCTCAACGGCAGCGTGTGCATCGACGTTGCCTGGTGGACAGCGGGCCGCTCGTTGGACCGGCTGGTGATCATGCTGGGCGAGATGATCCAGTACAAGAACTACCACGATGACCCGACCCAGCCTCCATTTCCCTGGGACGTGGAGGCGGCCCGTTGGTGCCGGCAATACCGCAGCCAGCACCGGAACGTCTTTCCCGTCGACCGCCGCGAGCTGTTGCGGCCGGAGCGGGTCAAGCTGGCCGACCCGGTGTCGCCCAAGACTCGACCCCGGGTCCGACTGAAGTGACCGCGGCCGGAAGGGCGCGGTCGGCAAGTGTCGGCAGATTGCGCACGACCGATCAACCAAGAATTAGGAGGCAGACGCCATGACCGACTCAACCAAAGACGAAACCCGGACCTCAGAGCTCTCTGTGACCATCGTGCTTCCCTCCGGCGGCAGCCGGACGGCGGACGTGCCGCGGGATGTCCCGGTGCGTGAGCTGATCCCGGAACTCACGACCTCGCTCGGCCTGCCCACTACCGGGCCCGACGGCCGCCCGACCAGCTACCGCCTGGACAGCAAGGCGCTCGGGCGCGAACTACGCGAAGAGGAGACCCTGGCCTTGGCTGGCGTCCCAGAAGGCGATCGTCTGATCATCACCGCCGACGTCACGGCGGGATAGCTGCAGGCTGCATCCAATCTCGCCTCGGGCGCACGCTGCGCCGGGCGGGGGTAGAACAGGTGGGTATGCTGTCGGACTCTGGGCGCATCCGGATGGGCGCCATACAAGCCATCGAGCCGGCGAGCGGTCACATGCCGCTGCAGCGGGCGCGGCGCTGGCTGTCGGCGTATGACAGCTCTCGCCCCGCTCCGGCGTTGCGGGTG
Protein-coding regions in this window:
- a CDS encoding EsaB/YukD family protein; translation: MTDSTKDETRTSELSVTIVLPSGGSRTADVPRDVPVRELIPELTTSLGLPTTGPDGRPTSYRLDSKALGRELREEETLALAGVPEGDRLIITADVTAG